Sequence from the Microbacterium sp. 1.5R genome:
GTGCAGCACGACCGGGACGGTGGCCGCCGAGAGCACCTCGCGATAGACGCGACGGTAGTCGTCGGCGTTCTCAGCGACACGGGCGAGGTGGCGAGAGGCCATGAGCACCGGGCCCGCCCCCTGCTCCTCGGTGAAGTGCAGCTGCTCCTTGTAGGCGTCGATCACCTGGTCGAGCGAGATGTGCGACTCGGCGACGTGATCGGTGTTGACGCCGACCACGACCGAGCCGCCCTCCTCGCGGGCGACCTCGGCGCTGCGCGCGATGAGCTCGCGCGTCGCCGCGGCATCCAGCCCCATGTTCCGCTGAGCGGTGTCCATGGCGTCGGCGACGCCCAGACCCCACGAGTACACGTTGCGGCGGAACGCCAGAGTCGAGTCCCAGTCGATGTCGGCGGGCTGCCCCGGGGTGTTGTCGGCGTGCACCTTCGGCACGACGTGGGCTGCGGCGTACGCGACGCGGCTCTGCAGCGGAGAGGCCGGACGCGTATACCCGCCGCCCTCGCGCAGCTCGGCATCCGTCACCGCGCCCGCGGCGTCGAGAAGTCGGAGAGTGGTCATGCTCAGCCCAGCGTCAGCGGGGTGAGCGCGACCTTGCGGCCTTCGGCGCTGGAGGTCAGCCCCGCCTCGGCGAACTGCACGCCGCGGGCGCCCGAGAGCAGGTCGAAGGGGTACTTCGTGCCCTCGACGAACGAGACCAGGTACTCCTCCCACTGCTGACGGAAGCCGTTGAGGAAGACGTCGTTGGTCGGGACGTTCTGCCAGTCGGCGTCGTAGTCGTGGCTGTCTTCGAGGTCGGGGTTCCAGACCGGCTTCGGAGTCGCGTTGCGGGGCTGGATCTTCGCGCCGAAGAGTCCGACGACCGCGGATCCGTGGGTGCCGTCGACCTGGAACTCGACGAGCTCGTCGCGGTTGACGCGCACCGTCCAGCTGGAGTTGATCTCGGCGACGATGCCGCCCTCGATCTCGAAGATGCCGTACGCGGCGTCCTCGGCGGTGGCGGTGTAGTGCTCGCCGTTCTCGTCCCAGCGGTCGGCGATGTGCACGGCGGCCTGCGCGTAGACGCTCTTGACCTCGCCGAACAGGTTCTCGAGCACGTAGTTCCAGTGCGGGAACATGTCGACGATGATGCCGCCGCCGTCTTCGGTGCGGTAGTTCCAGCTGGGGCGCTGCGCGGGCTGCCAGTCACCCTCGAAGACCCAGTACCCGAACTCGCCGCGCACCGAGAGGATGCGGCCGAAGAAACCGGAGTCGATGAGGCGCTTGAGCTTCTGCAGGCCCGGCAGGTAGAGCTTGTCGTGTACGACGCCGGTCTTGACGCCGGCCTCGTCCGCGAGACGCGCGAGCTCGAGGGCCTCGTCGAGCGACTCGGCGGTCGGCTTCTCGGTGTAGATCGCCTTGCCGGCCGCGATCGCCTTGCGCAGGGCCGAGGCGCGGGCCTTGGTCACGAGGAAATCGGCGTAGATCTCCCACTTCGGGTCGGCGAGCGCTGCGTCGAGGTCGGTCGTGTAGTCGTCGATGCCGTGCTTCGCGGCGAGCTCGGCGAGCTTGGCCTCGTTGCGGCCGACAAGCAGCGGCTTGACCGTGATGCGGGATCCGTCGGGCAGCTCGATGCCGCCCTGGTCGCGGATCGCGAGGATCGACCGCACGAGGTGCTGCCGGTAGCCCATGCGCCCGGAGACGCCGTTCATGATGATCCCGATCTCGCGGGGTGTCGCCTGTGACATTGCTGGTCCGTTCTGTGGGAAGCCGGTGCGCCGGTCGCCCGATGTGGGTAAGCGCTTTCCGTCAGCATGCCACGACTCCGTCGGGCGCGCAAGCGGCGGGTGGAAACCGCTATCCGGGTTCGCGGGGCGGTGGCGTGGCCGCCCCTGCCGCGTGCGTGGTCACAAACGCATCCGAAAGGCGCGATTCAGGTGCGTTTCTGGCCACGCACCGTAGGGGGCGGGGCCGGGGTGCGGGGGCAGAGGGTGCGGGCGGCGCGGCTCAGCGCGTGCTGGAGCGTTCGACCAGAAGCGTCGGCACGACGACAGCGGATGCCGCACCGCCCGCGGCACCCTCGATCTCGGCGACGAGCAGGCCGACCGCCCGGTGGGCGAGGGCGGTGAAATCCTGACGGATCGTCGTCAGCGGTGGGCGGTAGTTGGCGGCATCCGGCACGTCGTCGAAGCCGATGACGCTGACGTCCTCGGGAACCCGCCGCCCCGACTCGGCGAGCGCACGGAGGAGCCCGAGCGCCATCTGGTCGTTGGCGCAGAAAACGGCGGATGCTGCTCGCAGCGCCTCGCCCGCGGCGAACCCTGCCTCGGCGGTCCAGTCGCCGCGGACGACCTCGGTCGCCTCGACCCCGACCTCCGCGAGCGCCTTCCGCCATCCGCGCTCGCGCTCGGCGGCCGCGAACGAGTCGGCAGGCCCGGCGAGGTGGTGCACCGTCTCGTGTCCGAGGCCCAGCAGGTGAGCGGTCGCCGCAGCGGCGCCTCCGACATGGTCGCTGTGCACGACGGCGAGATCCGCAGACCCCGGGGCGTCGACGACCACGAGGCGCAGTCCCGGCGGCCGATCGGCTGCGGGTACCAGCGCCGACGCCTCGTTCAGCACGATCGCGCCGTCGACCTCCTGCTCGGCCAGGCGCTCGAAGGCGTCGGCCACGCTGTCGCCCGCGGTGACGAGGGTGAGGGCGTAGCCGCGTTCAGCCGCGGCCTCGGCGGTGGCCTGCAGCATCCGCGAGTTGCCGACCGTCGCGAGAGTGGTGACGACGAGTCCGATGGTCTGCGAGCGTCCTGTGCGCAGAGCGCGCGCTGCGCGGTGGGGGCGGTAGCCGAGCTCGGCCATCGCGGCTTCGACGCGCCGGCGGGTCGCGGGGTCGACGCGAGGGCTGTCGTTGACGACGCGCGACACGGTCTGACCCGAGACGCCGGCACGGGAGGCGACCATCGCCATCGAGACACGACCGGACGGGGCCTGGCGGCGGCGCGGGCGCGCGGCGCCGCGACGCAGATCATCGTCGCGCAGCAGCTCGTCGTCCACGGGCACCCTCTCTACGCGCTCACAACTCCGGAATGTTGACGTTACCACGGCGCTGTGCGTACCATGTTTACGTGAACACGCCCGAATCTCCCGAGTTGCGAACCGAGACCCTCTCCGCCGGCATCGTCAAGCGCGCGACGACGCTCGCCGACGGCCGCGAACTGATCTACTTCGACGATCCCGACACGACGCTCGGCGCCGACCGCGCCGTCGACAGCCGCACGCTCGACGCCCGCGGCGAGACCGCCACGATGCGCCTCGATGTGCTGACCGGCGACTGGATCACGGTCGCCGCCAACCGGCAGAACCGGGTGATGATGCCGAGCGCCGATGCCGACCCGCTCGCTCCGCAGTCGCCGACCAACCCGTCTGAGGTGCCGTCGCTCTACGACGTCGCCGTCTTCGAGAACCGCTCGCCCGCGTTCGGCCCCGCTCTCGCCGAAGCCACCGGCACCGCCCCCGCAGCGAGCAACCCTCCGCGCGGGCTCGACGACCTCAGCGCCCTCGGACTCGGCCGCACCCGCACCTCGGTCGGACGCTGCGAGGTCGTGTGCTTCAGCCCCGAGCACACCGGCTCGTTCGGCACCCAGTCGGTGACGCGCGCCCGCACGGTGATCGAGGCCTGGGCCGACCGCACCGCCGCCCTCTCGAAGCTGCCGGGCATCCAGCAGATCTTCCCGTTCGAGAACCGCGGCGAGGCCATCGGCGTCACGCTGCCCCACCCCCACGGCCAGATCTACGCCTACCCCTACGTGACGCCGCGCACCACGCGCCTGCTCGACTCGATCGACCGCACCGCGCCCGACCTGTTCCAGCACATCCTCGAGTCCGAGCAGGCGTCCGAGAGGGTCGTCTTCCGCGGGGAGCACTGGACGGCGTTCGTGCCCTTCGCCGCCCGCTGGCCGCTGGAGGTGCACCTCATGCCGCACCGCCACGTTCCGGACTTCGCCGAGACGACGGATGCCGAACGCGACGAGCTCGCGCCCCTCTACCTGCGACTGCTCCGCGGTGTCGACGCGCTCTACGACACCCCGACGCCCTACATCGCCGCCTGGCACCAGGCCCCGGTGAACGTCGGCCGAGACAGCGTGCGCCTGCACCTGCAGCTGACCAGCCCCCGCCGGGCGGTCGACAAGCTCAAGTTCCTCGCGGGATCCGAGGCCGCGATGTGGGCCTGGGCCGCCGAGGTCACCCCCGAGCAGGGTGCGGCCCGCATCCGCGAGGCCATCGCGAAGGCCGACGCCGCACACACCGCATCCGCAGACCAGAACGCAGACGAGGCATCCGCATGACCACCACCCAGGACGCCGCGCGCGCACTCTTCACCGACCTCACCGGTCGCACCCCCGAAGGCGTCTGGTCGGCGCCGGGGCGCGTGAACCTGATCGGCGAGCACACCGACTACAACGACGGATTCGTGCTGCCCTTCGCCATCCCGCATCGCACAGTCGCCGCCGTGGGAATCCGTGACGACCGCCGCATCCGCGTCGCCTCGACCTTCGCCGACGAGCCGGTCGAGGTCTCCCTCGACGACCTCGACGAGCTGTTCCCGACCCCGACCGGCACCGCGCCGCGCGTGCCCGAGTGGGCCGCCTACCCCCTCGGCGTCGCGTGGGCGCTGCGCCAGGCCGACGGTGTCGCTCCGTCCGCGGCCACCGGTTCAGGACTCGACATCGCCATCGCGTCCGACGTGCCCGTGGGTGCGGGGCTCTCGTCGTCGGCGGCGATCGAGGGTGCCACGGCATCCGCGCTCAACGACCTCTGGGCCGCCGGGCTCGACCGCGTCGCCCTCGCCCGTGTCGGCCGGAAGGCCGAGAACGAGGCGGTCGGCGCACCGACCGGCATCATGGACCAGATGGCGTCGGTGCTCGGCGAGCCGGATGCCGCGATCTTCCTCGACTGCCGCTCGCTCGATGCGAACCTCGTGCAGGTCGGCATCGCCGAGGCCGGCCTCGCGATCCTCGTGATGGACACCCGGGTCAAGCACGCGCACTCCACGGGCGGATACGGCGAGCGCCGTGCGGCCTGCGAGCGCGGTGCCGCGATCATGGGCGTGCCGAGCCTGCGCGACGTCTCGGTCGACGACCTGCCCCGCGCCGAGGAGCTCATGGACGACGTGACGTTCCGCCGCGTGCGGCACGTGGTCACCGAGAACCAGCGCGTGCTCGACACCGTCGTGGTGCTGCGCGAAGACGGTGCCCGTGCGATCGGCGACCTGCTCGTGGCCTCGCACGCCTCGATGCGCGATGACTTCGAGATCTCGGTCCCCGAGCTCGACACGGCGGTCGAAACGGCCATCGCGGCCGGCGCACTCGGTGCTCGCATGACCGGCGGAGGCTTCGGCGGTGCGGCGATCGCGCTGATCGAGCAGGACTCGGTGCAGCAGGTGACGGATGCCGTGTCGGCGGCGTTCGCCGCATCCGGTTTCACCTCCCCCGTGATCTTCACCGTCACGCCGTCGGCCGGAGCGCATCGCGACGCGTGACCGCTGCCCGCTCGACCACGTCGTGAACGAGCGGCCTCAGAGTCCGCCGATCGCGACCTGAGATACTGAACACTTCCCCACCCTGAGGAGCACAATGTCCTGGATCGTGACCGGCGGCGCCGGCTACATCGGCTCGCACGTCGTTCGCGCACTGGCGGATGCCGGGCTCACGCCCGTCGTCCTCGACGACCTCTCGAGCGGCGTCGCATCGTTCGTGCCCGAAGGCGTGGCTTTCGTGCAGGGCAGCATCCTCGACCGTGAACTGGTCGAGAAGGCGCTGCGCGATCACAACGCCGAGGGCGTCATCCACGTCGCCGGATACAAGTACGCCGGCGTCTCGGTGCAGCGTCCGCTGCACACCTACGCGCAGAACGTCGAGGGCACTCGGGTGATCCTCGAGGCGATGGATGCCGCGGGCGTCACCAACATCGTGTTCTCGTCGTCGGCGGCCGTGTTCGGCACTCCCGATGTGGCGCTCGTCGTCGAGGAGACCGCCAAAAAGCCGGCGAGCCCCTACGGCGAGTCCAAGCTCATCGGCGAGTGGCTGCTCCGCGACCAGGCGATCGCGACCGCCGACTCCGACAAGCCGCTGCGTCACACCTCGCTGCGCTACTTCAACGTGGTCGGCTCGGCCGACCCGTCGGTCTATGACGTGAGCCCGCACAACCTCTTCCCGATCGTGTTCGAGAAGCTCATCGCCGGCGAGACCCCCCGCATCAACGGCGACGACTACGACACCGAGGACGGCACCAACGTGCGCGACTACGTGCACGTCGGCGACATCGCCGCCGCCCACGTCGCGGCAGCGAAGCGTCTCGCCGGTGGCGAGCCGATCGAGGCCGCGTACAACCTCGGCTCGGGCGACGGCCTCAGCGTGAAGCAGATCATGGACGCGGTCGCACGCGTCACGGGCATCGACTTCACCCCTGAGATCGGCCCTCGGCGTCCGGGAGACCCCGACCGCATCGTCGCGACCGGCGAGCTCGCCGCGCGTGACCTCGACTGGAAGATGCGATACACGGTCGACGAGATGGTGCGCACGGGCTGGGAGGCCCGTCGGGCCGCGTCCTGACGTCGGTCAGAGATCGCGCGTGCGGATCGGGTAGAGCCAGAAGCACAGCCACGCGAGGGCGGCGAAGACGAGCGGGACCACCGCGACCATGACGCGGATCCCGCCGTCGACGGCCTCCGGCTGCGCATCTCCGAGCGAGGCGTCGAAGCCGGATGCCGTGAGCACCACCGCCGCCACGACGGCCTGCAGCACGACCGAGCCGCGCACGACGAAGCCGTTCACCCCGAAGTACGCGCCCTCGCGTCGATGACCGGTGCGCGTGGCGTCCTCGTCGATGATCTGGGCGAGCACGACCTCGAGCAGCTGCAGCAGACCGCCGACGCCGACGCCCACCGCGACGCCGATGAGCGCCGCGGCGAGCACGGTCGACGGCAGCAGGTAGCCGAGCACGGAGATCCCGAACACGGCGACGCTCCACAGCAGCGCGGCGCGGGGTGAGGTGCGGCGCACGATCGCGCTCCACAGCACGATCGACGGGATGGCTGTGACGAAGATCGCCCCCAGCAGCAGGCTCGCCTCTCCCTCGGCGGCGCCCAGCGAGTAGCGCACGTAGAACGGCAGCGCCGCGAGGATGACGGCGATCGAGGTCTGGATGAACAGCGAGCCGAGCACGTAGGGCACGAACGCCCGGTTCGCGAACGTGTACTTCAGCTGGTCGCCCCAGCGCATCGCCTCGGATGCGGCCTCGGGCACTCGACGCTCGATCATGCCGCCGAAGAACGACCAGACGAGCAGCACGAGGCAGACCGCCGAGAGCACGAGGGCCATTCCCGGCCAGCCGATCGAGTCGTACAGCGCAGGGGCACCCGCGGTGCCGAGCACCATGCCGAGGATCGCGAAGATCTGCCGGGGCACGTTGCCACGCGCCCGCTCATCGGTGGTGCGGAAGATCTCGGGGAACAGCGCCGAGATGTTCAGCACGACCACGACGAAGGCGATGTCGTACACCGCCACCACGATCAGGAACCAGACGATCAGCCCGGCGGTCGGCAGCTCAGGCGGCATCCACACCAGCGCGAAGGCGACCACGAGCGGCACGATGCCGAGACCGATCCACGGGATGCGGCGGCCCCACGGCGTGCGGATGCGATCGGACAGCGCCCCGACGACCGGGTTGAGCACCGCGTTCAGCACGCCGTGCGCGATCATCGCCGCGGCCACCCACGCTGGCGCGACACCGAGGTGGGTGACGTAGAAGTAGACGACGAACGCCGAGAACGTCTGCGCCATGAGCTGGGTCGGGAACCCCGATGCTCCGAACGCGATGGCCTGAGCCCTCGTGGGGGCGGCGTCGAGTCGTCGGTCGCGCAGCCGCGTCGTCAACGAGGTCATGCGCGTCGGCTCCGCTGCAGATCGCGCAGATCGCGCCATCCGAGCCGCACCAGTCCCTCGTCGTCGAACACCTGCAGCACCTCGGGGTCGGAGAGCAGGCGAAGCTCGTGCCCGCGTTTGGCCGCACCGAAGTCGACGGCCGCGCGCAGCTCGTCGTCGTCGACCATCGGATGCAGGTAGATCTCGGTCACTCCGGCCGGAACCGCGCGCAGCAGCGCGATGAACCCGTCGCGCACCTGTTCGTACGACTCGTCCGGCGCCTCTTCGAACGGGTGGCTCCACAGCCGATCGATGATCTCGACGCCGAGCGCGTCGGCGGCGGCCGAGGCCTCGGCGAGCTTCGCCTGCAGGGCGGCGTCGTCGCCGGTCCCGTCCATGCTGCGCGGCAGCCGGAACGGCAGGCCGTTGCGGGCGGCGAGCTCGAACACCGGGCCGAGGAAGTCCCGCCCGGTCAGCAGACCGTAGACAGACCCCATGTGGTTGTCGAGATGCGTCACGTCGACCCCGGCATCCAGCGCCGTCTGCAGCTGTGCGGCGATCTCGGCGGTGACGTCGTCGACCGACGCGAGCTCTTCGATCGCGAGAACGCCGGCGGGAAAGTACCCCGCGTCGTCGACGAGGGTGGTGTCGGTGCCGGTCAGGGGCCGCCA
This genomic interval carries:
- the galT gene encoding galactose-1-phosphate uridylyltransferase encodes the protein MNTPESPELRTETLSAGIVKRATTLADGRELIYFDDPDTTLGADRAVDSRTLDARGETATMRLDVLTGDWITVAANRQNRVMMPSADADPLAPQSPTNPSEVPSLYDVAVFENRSPAFGPALAEATGTAPAASNPPRGLDDLSALGLGRTRTSVGRCEVVCFSPEHTGSFGTQSVTRARTVIEAWADRTAALSKLPGIQQIFPFENRGEAIGVTLPHPHGQIYAYPYVTPRTTRLLDSIDRTAPDLFQHILESEQASERVVFRGEHWTAFVPFAARWPLEVHLMPHRHVPDFAETTDAERDELAPLYLRLLRGVDALYDTPTPYIAAWHQAPVNVGRDSVRLHLQLTSPRRAVDKLKFLAGSEAAMWAWAAEVTPEQGAARIREAIAKADAAHTASADQNADEASA
- the galK gene encoding galactokinase, translating into MTTTQDAARALFTDLTGRTPEGVWSAPGRVNLIGEHTDYNDGFVLPFAIPHRTVAAVGIRDDRRIRVASTFADEPVEVSLDDLDELFPTPTGTAPRVPEWAAYPLGVAWALRQADGVAPSAATGSGLDIAIASDVPVGAGLSSSAAIEGATASALNDLWAAGLDRVALARVGRKAENEAVGAPTGIMDQMASVLGEPDAAIFLDCRSLDANLVQVGIAEAGLAILVMDTRVKHAHSTGGYGERRAACERGAAIMGVPSLRDVSVDDLPRAEELMDDVTFRRVRHVVTENQRVLDTVVVLREDGARAIGDLLVASHASMRDDFEISVPELDTAVETAIAAGALGARMTGGGFGGAAIALIEQDSVQQVTDAVSAAFAASGFTSPVIFTVTPSAGAHRDA
- a CDS encoding Gfo/Idh/MocA family protein, whose protein sequence is MSQATPREIGIIMNGVSGRMGYRQHLVRSILAIRDQGGIELPDGSRITVKPLLVGRNEAKLAELAAKHGIDDYTTDLDAALADPKWEIYADFLVTKARASALRKAIAAGKAIYTEKPTAESLDEALELARLADEAGVKTGVVHDKLYLPGLQKLKRLIDSGFFGRILSVRGEFGYWVFEGDWQPAQRPSWNYRTEDGGGIIVDMFPHWNYVLENLFGEVKSVYAQAAVHIADRWDENGEHYTATAEDAAYGIFEIEGGIVAEINSSWTVRVNRDELVEFQVDGTHGSAVVGLFGAKIQPRNATPKPVWNPDLEDSHDYDADWQNVPTNDVFLNGFRQQWEEYLVSFVEGTKYPFDLLSGARGVQFAEAGLTSSAEGRKVALTPLTLG
- a CDS encoding MFS transporter, with protein sequence MTSLTTRLRDRRLDAAPTRAQAIAFGASGFPTQLMAQTFSAFVVYFYVTHLGVAPAWVAAAMIAHGVLNAVLNPVVGALSDRIRTPWGRRIPWIGLGIVPLVVAFALVWMPPELPTAGLIVWFLIVVAVYDIAFVVVVLNISALFPEIFRTTDERARGNVPRQIFAILGMVLGTAGAPALYDSIGWPGMALVLSAVCLVLLVWSFFGGMIERRVPEAASEAMRWGDQLKYTFANRAFVPYVLGSLFIQTSIAVILAALPFYVRYSLGAAEGEASLLLGAIFVTAIPSIVLWSAIVRRTSPRAALLWSVAVFGISVLGYLLPSTVLAAALIGVAVGVGVGGLLQLLEVVLAQIIDEDATRTGHRREGAYFGVNGFVVRGSVVLQAVVAAVVLTASGFDASLGDAQPEAVDGGIRVMVAVVPLVFAALAWLCFWLYPIRTRDL
- a CDS encoding polysaccharide deacetylase family protein: MTSDLADRLGLAPGARGVIINADDFGMCHAANTAIMQLLDAGHIDSTTLMVPCAWAPEALAFAASRADLDVGVHLVLTSEWTDYRWRPLTGTDTTLVDDAGYFPAGVLAIEELASVDDVTAEIAAQLQTALDAGVDVTHLDNHMGSVYGLLTGRDFLGPVFELAARNGLPFRLPRSMDGTGDDAALQAKLAEASAAADALGVEIIDRLWSHPFEEAPDESYEQVRDGFIALLRAVPAGVTEIYLHPMVDDDELRAAVDFGAAKRGHELRLLSDPEVLQVFDDEGLVRLGWRDLRDLQRSRRA
- the galE gene encoding UDP-glucose 4-epimerase GalE, with product MSWIVTGGAGYIGSHVVRALADAGLTPVVLDDLSSGVASFVPEGVAFVQGSILDRELVEKALRDHNAEGVIHVAGYKYAGVSVQRPLHTYAQNVEGTRVILEAMDAAGVTNIVFSSSAAVFGTPDVALVVEETAKKPASPYGESKLIGEWLLRDQAIATADSDKPLRHTSLRYFNVVGSADPSVYDVSPHNLFPIVFEKLIAGETPRINGDDYDTEDGTNVRDYVHVGDIAAAHVAAAKRLAGGEPIEAAYNLGSGDGLSVKQIMDAVARVTGIDFTPEIGPRRPGDPDRIVATGELAARDLDWKMRYTVDEMVRTGWEARRAAS
- a CDS encoding LacI family DNA-binding transcriptional regulator; translation: MAMVASRAGVSGQTVSRVVNDSPRVDPATRRRVEAAMAELGYRPHRAARALRTGRSQTIGLVVTTLATVGNSRMLQATAEAAAERGYALTLVTAGDSVADAFERLAEQEVDGAIVLNEASALVPAADRPPGLRLVVVDAPGSADLAVVHSDHVGGAAAATAHLLGLGHETVHHLAGPADSFAAAERERGWRKALAEVGVEATEVVRGDWTAEAGFAAGEALRAASAVFCANDQMALGLLRALAESGRRVPEDVSVIGFDDVPDAANYRPPLTTIRQDFTALAHRAVGLLVAEIEGAAGGAASAVVVPTLLVERSSTR